The genomic segment CTGAACTTTGCAAACACATGTAAAGTTTAATTTACCTTCTCAAAACATTCTTCCGGACTTCAGGTGGAGTTTGCAAGTACATTAGTGTCCAGATCTGTGTAGATCTATTCCAAGTGCTCTAGTTACTTACTACCTTCCAAagaggtgtgtgtttgtgtgtgtgtcctgtgatgtgctGATATCACTTCCAGGTGTactcctgccttgtgcctctgTGCTTCTGGGATACATTCTGAGTTTCTTGTAATGAGCAGCTTACATAGATGACTACATTATCTAAGTCACATTGCAAATATTTCCAAATAGGCCTTGTTCAAGGTTAAAAATGGAGCTACAAAGATATTGACTGTGTTACAAGCACACTTTGAAGATAAGTGTTCTGCTACCAAGGTGTGTCTTTGACCATTTTTACCTGTTTCAAGCTTTACAAAGACCATAAAGCAAAACAGATTTCGTTGTAGATGGAGTTCCTGTGCTAATACTTTATACTCATACTAATATTTTTTACTCAGAATGAAAAGAAACTTTTCACTGTATTAATCTATGTTTTCAGATACTAGCATTGGATATTACCCAGGTGTTTTTTATTGGTGTCATTTTGATCTGCGATATTTTTAATGCTAATGTTCACGcatttttctctcctttttagATTAATTAAGATCTTCCAGCAGAAATCTTAGGTAGAGCATTTTGCATATACTGAAAAGTTGAATTCCCTTTGCGGCAATGAGACTTTTATATCCaagaaattacagtatgtgtgtgatgAAATGCACTCTCAAAACTACAGTTAATAAGTTAAAATCGATTTTAATTAGAGCTTTTTATTGTTAAACGTTCATACGTGAGTCATTCTGTGGGATTCAAGATTTGCCCTGTGCCCTGTCGAACTGTTCGTCTGAAAGGTTGCAAGTTCTGACTTTTATCCTATGcgctactgtttttttaaccacCTTTAGACTTACAGTATTTAGAACCCCACACACCAAACCACAGCTCTTCGTGAGCCTCTTCTGACTGCCACGCCAAACCACTCGGAGAAATTCGCTGCATCTTTCCTTATTAAGCTGTGAAGTTGTTTACAACTTATGGAGATTCGCTCCTCCCAGACGCACATCGAATGCAACCAAACCCATATAGCTATatagcacctgaagaaggctccacggccgaaacgttgtgttctctttcttctttttttcagcatggaataaacctattacttgttcctttgcagcctacgcatgctgacgcagctacccacctgaactagctATATAGCAGCTCCCCTTCGCTCTTATTCAGTCACAGGCTCTTAAAATCAGCTTTCTTCTTTTGAAATATCCTACTCTTAGTAGTCTAGGCTGTGATTGGGCCACATTTCCTCTGAAACCAGTCACGCAACTTTCACAGAAAGCAGAGCAGGTTCGGTTTGGAGTGGGAGTTAGTGTGTCGTTACATACTGGCAGCTTTTATCAACAGAGCGAGTGCAAGATGACCATGGTACTAGCTTATTGGGATATCAGAGGGGTAAGAGAAACACTTATTGTCTGCCTCAGATACCCTGTGCGAATGCACAATTCGAACAAGAGCTTCTTTTGTTTTATCTGAGCTCTTTAGGCCCGCGATTGTCCACAACTTTctcccattttctaaccttttcTACGACAGGTTAGCGGGGGAGCCGGAGTCTGACCCGATGTCGTATCCAATTCATTATCCCTTGGAAATCTACAAGCATGTTTTTTCCAAATACCGTCTTGTTGATTTACAGTAGTACGACATTAAATCGGGGAGAATTTTGAAAATCTGCACCGCCGAAACGGACCGGCGGTGGTCGTGTGTGAGATAATGACATTCTAAAAACCAAAATGGGCAGAACGAATACTGACTGCTGTATTTACTACTGTATCTTTACCGACTACAGGAAAACTGAGCGTGTTTTTAAATGTACGGTAGTATAATAATTGATTCTGGTATATTCTTTAGGTTCAATTAtctgttttctgtatttgttaTGTATTACGTTCACGGTTACAAAACACTTCAGTACTGTTTGTAATCGTTGTACTTTTTGGTTTGCAGATAGTCGATCATCTAATGTATAATACCCTTTTAAGGGTTTGAGACCCAAAGAGTAGAATTAACCGTGCACACCATCTGATTTTTATATAGGTTGTAAGGTCCGCTTGTAAAAGCCTTACTTTACGTATGATTCCgctgaagtactgtaggtaatgtGTCAAGAAAGCCGTTGAACGTTTGTTACGGAACGTTTCAGAAACTGTATAGATACAAAATATCTGATTGATAGATAACTTTGGATGATTACTTTAACTGGCCAGGCTTGACATGCTCCTATGGTCTACAGTCAAGGTAGACGAACAGCTGATTCAAGCTGAAAATCTAAAATGGGGACTTAGCACACAGTACGAAGACTCGCAGccaagagaaactgaaaaaCGTGTCGAGTCGAGTGCCTTATCGCATCACTTTGATTAAAATACCGTTGgggtgtgcaaaaaaaaaaaaactatcgttcgccttttaaaaaaatcgaaGTATTTTTACACATGTGATCAATAGctaataaaggttttttttaacataaccaGCTACTAAGTTggaaaaacatctgaaaacaGTTAATATATCCTGCTATATGTGGGTgctatacagtatctgcttATCAACTGCCCTTAGCCACTGCTTTAGTAGACCAATTGTATCCAAGCATGAATTCCTCGTAGGTTCGGGATTATTTTAGTTCAAGGTGCCCCGCGTTCCCCCTCACACCCCAGGGTGTTTGAACTGTCCTCTGCCCATCTGAAGAGCTTTTACTTTCTGCTGCTACCTAGGCTGTAGGGGCAGGATAGTTAACCTACCCCATGTCGAACAAAAATAAGTTTCAGCGAAGTTGTAGGTCTTTTTTCCTGACAAATTGAATCTGAAGCTTAGAGGGGTTCGATGCAGAAAGCTGCCCAGCTAGCCtggtggttgaagctgatactttgGCTTCATTCGAGAAACAGCTGGATTAACTGCTAACAAACGAACAGGCCAGGTGGGCCCAGTGGCCTCTTCTCGTCTGTCAGCTTTCTTGTGTTCCAGTTCTCTTGCATGGTTTGAAGAAAAAGCCAGGGGAATGAATAAATTAGGTGCTTGAGGGTCCTCCCTGTAACACCTGTATTGGTAAAAGTGTATTTATTTAGGAGGTGTTTTCACTGCTCTGTATTTCATTCTCGCAGCTGGCTCAGCCCATTCGCCTCCTGCTGGAGTACACTGGCACCAAATATGAAGAGAAGTTCTACTCCTGTGGACAAGGTTATCTCATCCAGCaggattcttttaaaatattgtttcccCCTTTTTTTGCATTGCGTAAGGTATGAAAGGGGAAGCTggaaagaaattattttttaaaatgtttgtttgagAGATGATTTTATGCGTAGCAGCTGAGGGAGTGAACGTCACATTGGCAGAAGTTTGAAGTGGGCCGTGCACAGGAGGGACCAGTGACCTGCTTACACAGTGCGGCAGTGGTGTTACTGGAATCCTCCTGGTAATAAGAGCTTCACCTTAACCCAGGGGATCTGAAACACAGCCCCTGGGGGAGCCCAGTGTCTTCTGGGTTTTGTTCCACCTCTCTCAGTTGAATTGCTGGTCTAATTTGTTAATTACCAGCCCAAATAATGTCTAGCCAGGCCTAAAGATGCTTTATAGGTATATGCACATTTACGGAAATGCATTTTGTTCATAATGAACAAGACCCTTAAGAAATAtccaatatatttaatataattaggttaattgtttaatgTCTACTCTAAGGTTGGACCAAAAACCAGAAGAGACAAGGGCCAGCAGGAGTTGAGTTTGATACCTCTGCCTTAGCCACAGAGACCATGAGCAAGCTAGAGAAGCTGGTGTTTTCTTCAGCACTGTGGGGGGAAAGCAGAGATGCGAAGATCAGGTGAAACGTGCAGGGACAGCACCACTGCTCGGGCTGAGCCTGCTGGCTCGTTTACAGAACACTTGTTAGTGCACATTGGCTGAGGGTGTGAGGAGAGGCACCTCTgcacaaggaaatattttaactACCTCTCTGCCCTTCCTCTGCTTCTCAGCTCCTGACTATGACAAGAGCTGCTGGTTTGGGGAGAAGGAGAAGCTGGGAATGGACTTCCCTAATGTAAGTAGTCCTGTATGCATGTTTTCACATACGCATATCTGCCTTGAGTTTCTTCGATTTAGTGAGAGCTGTAGCAGTGTGGTATATCTAGGAATCGTTATTGAGGCAGATTCTGTCAGTTCTATCAGGAAAACAGATGATTGAGATCCTCAGATTAATTGACTTCTAGTAATCAATTGCACAGGCTGGcctgaatggcctccttttgtttttataaacatGTTATAATTCTCTCTTTCTGTGCCTTCTTGCTCAGCTCCCTTACCTGATTGATGGCGACAGGAAGATCACGCAGAGCAATGCCATCATTAGGTACATCGCCCGCAAGCACAATCTGTGTAAGTACCTCTCCCCCTGGCAGGTACTGTAGCGATCTCTGCAAGCGGTTGTGTGAGGTGACTGGTGGAGGAAGGCTGTCTTTCTCGCACCATGCTGTTTGATTCCATGTGCGTCTACAAAATGAAAGTGAACCTAGAGCTGTGATTGTGAGTTACGTGTCATAAATGAATGTCCCCGAAATGAAGAAGCAAATAAGTCTTAATGTTAAAACAAAGAATTTATTGCACTGCGTGTATTGTCGTAACCTGGCCAGATATTGCAAGCCTGGATTTGTTAGAGTTTTAAATCTTAACATCAGTATTGCTTAATAATAGCAGTACAGGTCAGTAGCATCCATGTTTGATACACGTTAGCTCATTGAGCCAGAGCTTGTCCTGGTTTCCATTATGTTAAACATCTGACACCCCACTGGATGGGAAGCCAGATTACCCCCAGCTGGTCCCCATTGGGACTGGGGCAACTGGGGTAAAGTACCTTGCtgaaggtacaacagcagtatcAGCAGCAGCATCAACTTGAAGCCACGACCTTTCAGTTATGAGATATGCCCTCAACACTACGTTGCCTCCAAACCACAGCAGCTAAGGATACCTAAACCACACTTGCAGGTCGATGTATGCTACCTGCCTGCACCCTGGCTTTTAAGACCACCCGCGCGTGTGGTTTGGATACAGGGTACCATGAATTCTGcactgagagctgtgtctctgcttCGGCTTTCAGGTGGTGAGAAAGAAGACGAGATAGTTCGAGTGGACATTCTGGAAAACCAGGCAATGGACTTCCGCAACGGCTTTGTCAACCTCTGCTACAGAGACTATGTGAGTAACGGTGATAAGTGCTCACGTAGCACCGTAGCGGTGATAAGTGATTTACTGCTACTTTAATAGTTTCAGTATTAAAGTAGCAGTAAATTTCACCAGGCTTTAACCTGCAACTGCAACATTTGGCCCATAATCTAAAGACTGGAGGCATGTCCACCAAGCATCAAACATATAACCTTAATTATAACTTCTGGGCTCTAGGCTCCTGATGGGAGGGATAGGGGTTCAAATGCCAGGTGGGACACTGCTGTTATACCTTGAGGGAAAGGTACTTTGATAAGAAAAGTAACCATAACTTCTGTGTTGCTTTGGTCAACCAAATCATGTCCTGACGCAGAGCTGCCCCTGTAATGTAAGGCTGAATGCAGAATGTCACAAAGCATCACGCACATGCTGAGATGTAAGAGAAGTTCAGGAGGAAGGTTTGATCCTAATCTCGCTCgctggtgtacagtatataggattCACAACTGAGACTTCCGTAGTGCATCTCTCTCATGCCCCTCCTGCCACCACATCTGTACACCTGCAGCACCCTGGCTCAGTCCTCAGAGTAATGAAGGGGGGTGGCTGGGCAGCCTCACTCTTCTTTCAGTGCTGCCAGTACCTTCAGCCAGGTGAGCTACTCCAAATACAGGCTGTATATCTCGTCTCTCTTGCATCTGTTAGGTTCTAGCCAAACTGCGGATATAATCATTATAACTGGTCATTGAGACCAACGAgtcattaatgttttttatccCCTGATGCCTCAGATTAGTGTGACTCAGGCAGAGGGTTGTGAATGTCCACTTTCTCCTTGTGCGTGGCAAACATTGCTGAACAAGCTTCTTCTTTTTGCTAATTGAACTCTTGCAGGATAACCAGAAGTCTGCATACCTGGAGAAGCTCCCAAGTGTCCTGAAGCAGTTCTCCAACTTCATGGAAGAGAGGAAGGTGTTTGCAGGAGATAAGGTTGGGGAAAAATGAATTCTGAAAATGGACAGATACTGTGGGCTACTTATAACTGATCTTAATGTGGACATGGGTAACCAGACTTACTTGTTCTGTTTGATACCACAGAGAGTAAATTGTAGTCTAATTCTTTTTTCCTTCTATGGTGACATTTGTTGTGTTCCTGCCCAAGTGGTTTTAGAAGTGAATAGACAACTGATATGCAATTGTGTGGGTCAGCAGATTTTCATCTATAATACCTCCTTGAGATAGAATCCAGCTCTCTTTTCTGACAAGCTATACAaacgttatttaaaaaaaagttgaatgCTGCTCCTACACAATGCTAGATTGTCATATGAAGCACTAAATGCAAACTATGAGTGAAACCTTAGCTGTTCTCTCTCTGATAGATCACTTTTGTTGACTTCATCATGTACGAGCTGTTGGACCAGCACCGAATGTTTGAACCCAAGTGTCTCGATGATTTCAAGAATCTGAAGGAGTTCCTTGACAGGTTTGAGGTGAGTGTCTGTTCTTTTGTTCCCTGGTGAATCAGTGGAAAGAAAAGGTGGCTTTTTGTTTGGGTGAAAAGAAGcgtgttaaaatgttaaatgtctgCAATGCCAgcatactgcattattttattgtgtaaaTGTCCCATTTTTCTGAAACTCTAGGACATGAcattttgtaaaacagattATTGTTAATCACTGAACAGTACTGTTAATCCATCCAGGCTTGCATGTTCTCTACTGAGATCTTGTTTACTTGCCCCATTCTTGAATCTTGCAGTTCAGCCATTAGTAAATGGGTATTAACAGATctgatgttttaattaaaatacctcTTGAAATTTAGTTTTATATTGAACAGCATTTTCTAGCTGGCGTGTCAACACAGAGATGTGCCATCAGTAATAAACAGGTCAGACAAGAAGAGATCAAATGAAACTTCTCTAATCTGAGTGCCAAAAACCAAACCGTGTTCTGTCCTGGTGCTCTTCCCCAACATCTCACTATCTTGAGACTGAGCTAGGTTAGTGGCAGAGTACTGCCAGAGGAAAGCTTGGAATTAGTTGCTCCTGTGACTTAATGGGAGCCCGCATGCTTGCAGTGACATCAGTGAGCTGCACTGACTCCTGTCCTGAGACTGAGGTATTTGACTTAGGtacttttaagcatggaattaaTCTTGTTATTTTGCAGCCAATTCAAAGTGCTGACCCATTCAAAGCTCTTCCAGCTCATTACAATATGGGCAAGGCTACCTCCTGCTAACAGGTTTGTGTGCTTCTCTGGCAGGCGCTGGAGAAGATTGGGGCCTACATGAAATCAAAGAATTTCATCAAGACCCCCGTAAATAGCAAGATGGCAAAGTGGGGAAACAAGAAGGAATGAAGTAAAGGATTTGTGGAAATCTAATACAGGAAAATATAGcacttcaaaatatttttggaaacaTGTGTCTTAGAACAAGGAGAATTGTCAGTTTAAATTTTTTCTAACTGACCTAACAAAAACTAGGACTGAGTTGTGATAACCACCtgtgttttctaaaataaaggCAACTGTTAAAAGTTAAGGGTGTGATTGCTTTATTGCTCTATAAATACATGCGATTAATAAGTTAGAACTTTGTaaaatttttacatttctagGCAGGGTAGTTAACAGCTCTGAATTACAGGAAGGATGCATGCAGATTATTTTtccaatttaaatataataatttatctTTGCAGTTGGTATAGCAATGTAGCGCTCTTGTCAGTAATTAAACCTGTgtaagttttaaaaagtgtgatcACAGTGAAGGGCTTTTTTATTGGAGTTGATTAATGGTTCATCTTCACAACACTTTTAATAAATGACAAACTCGTTTTGTAAGAATGCCATTTTTTCCAGAAAGGGCAATTTATGTACATTGTTTATGCATTTGGTTTATATAAACATGTTgttacagtttttaaatttgttacaGTAATTAAATTACTGAATTTTTCATGCCATTGATATATTAGTATCACTAAGTCCTTaacaagagaaatgtgttttcagaGCAGATTCTACATACCACTCTAATCAGAAGTGCACTGGTATATCATGCAAAAATACACCACTTCAACTTTATATTTGTCTTCTCATTTAACACAAACTCCTTCTTTATTGTTGTATATGTGTTCCCAGACATTTCTAACTGAGATCCACATGTACATCAATGAGTCCAACATGTAGAAGAGAAGCTAGTGGGCCCACTGGGTTATAATGCAGTGCAGAACTACCAGCACTACCAATGAACCAGTTTTACAAAAATGACTTTTAGTTTTTGAAGGGGACGGGGGACTTTGATGGTAACAAACAGGATTGTGAGTGCACAGACAACCTGTCTCTAAGAGTTTCACAGCTCAGCTGTAGTCTCTCCATGCTCAGCGATAGTATGGGTCTTGTCCACTTTCACTGGTAAgctatgaaaacaaaatacaattaagCCATTACAGGGTTGACATGAAATCCATATTATTGGCTCCTTTCATTCAGTGCCGAGAAGTGTCGGGAGTTTGCAGTGACCATAACTGATTATAGTTATGGAACTTCATTGTTTAagatttttgtatgttttttcataaagttcatttttttcttttctgaatgcTGAAGGATTCATGAATTTGTggccttttaatttaaattcctaACAGAGCACAGTGCCCACAGTCACCATCTGGGCGACAGGTTTTGAAACTCTGGTCAAGAGGGAAGACCGCCTCCTACTGGTCTACCAACACCACCTACAGCAGCAATCAGGTTTTCCTTAGAGGCCTCCATCTCGCTGCTGTCCAGGATCCGGCTGGCTTAGCATTtgagatcaggctacaaggtggTAGCTCTGCCATTTAAGTTTACCAAAAAATCTTATCATGATTAAGTAAGCattaatttaaaggaaaacttATATAATGTTAAAACACTAGTGTCCCATTTATGATGTATTTAGCTGTGCAGTTGGGTTTATAAATAGTAGAGAACTACGCATGTTTTATAAGCGTATGTTTTATTCCTCTTCCTGTACGAGCATACAGAATGCAGTAGTAAACCTGTAGAGAGAGCTGGAGCTCCCTCCTGTGGTTGATTCATTCTAAAAATGTAGGTAATTTATCTTGTTCAATAGCAAAGTTATCacgaaaattaaaaaacaaaattgcactTGTAGGTGTAGGTAGTTTCAAATGTGTCCATTACAGGATTCAGTATTTCTTTCTCTTGCTATATGCAtatacattacatacagtatgtatatagaGAAATGCACACGTTTTATACAGAGCCCTCCAAATGTACTAAGACCACAAAAtcaaaagtattatttttcatCCACAGTCTGGTGTTCTATAGTAGGTGATGACTGGACCTGGAATAAAAGCTGAGAAAAAAAGGGGGAAAGGAAAAAAGTACACCACATTGTCTATTGACATACTAGAGTCATAGTCCTGAGTCACTATAATATTAATGATGTGATTTCCATGCAGTCATATGGCTATGCTTATCCCCATTACACACAAGGGTTCAACTCACACCATCTCCAATCATTCTTTCAGTTTAAAGTTCCTCCAATGGACAAAACGGTAACCATCAGTCAGAACTTCCTTTGTTCctccattatactgtatgtgctgggAGCTGTAAAATAACCACTGCTGCAGGTGTATTTTAATATGTtggaagcaaaaaataaaaaaaccttttttagaTCATTAGTTCGAAGATTTATTGTCTGCATAGTTAATAAAAGCTTTTATACATCTAAGATTTACCTCCTGAAGGAAACACAAATACACATAGGACTCTTTGGAAGTaggtttattgtttatttagtacagagtaattttattttactacaCCTCAGGAACTGAACTTTGCAAACACATGTAAAGTTTAATTTACCTTCTCAAAACATTCTTCCGGACTTCAGGTGGAGTTTGCAAGTACATTAGTGTCCAGATCTGTGTAGATCTATTCCAAGTGCTCTAGTTACTTACTACCTTCCAAagaggtgtgtgtttgtgtgtgtgtcctgtgatgtgctGATATCACTTCCAGGTGTactcctgccttgtgcctctgTGCTTCTGGGATACATTCTGAGTTTCTTGTAATGAGCAGCTTACATAGATGACTAAATTATCTAAGTCACATtgcaaatatttctaaataGGCCTTGTTCAAGGTTAAAAATGGAGCTACAAAGATATTGACTGTGTTACAAGCACACTTTGAAGATAAGTGTTCTGCTACCAAGGTGTGTCTTTGACCATTTTTACCTGTTTCAAGCTTTACAAAGACCATAAAGCAAAACAGATTTCGTTGTAGATGGAGTTCCTGTGCTAATACTTTATACTCATACTAATATTTTTTACTCAGAATGAAAAGAAACTTTTCACTGTATTAATATGTTTTCAGATACTAGTATTGGATATTACCCAGGTGTTTTTTATTGGTGTCATTTTGATCTGCGATATTTTTAATGCTAATATTCACGCATTTTTCTCTCCTTTTAGATTAATTAAGATCTTCCAGCAGAAATCTTAGGTAGAGCATTTTGCATATACTGAAAAGTTGAATTCCCTTTGCGGCAATGAGACTTTTATATCCAAgagattacagtatgtgtgtgatgAAATGCACTCTCAAAACTACAGTTAATAAGTTAAAATCGATTTTAAATAGAGCTTTTTATTGTTAAACGTTCATACGTGAGTCGTTCTGTGGGATTCAAGATTTGCCCTGTGCCCTGTCGAACTGTTCGTCTGAAAGGTTGCAAGTTCTGACTTTTATCCTGTGcgctactgtttttttaaccacttttagACTTAGAGTATTTAGAACCCCACACACCAAACCACAGCTCTTCGTGAGCCTCTTCTGACTGCCACGCCAAATCACTCGGAGAAATTCGCTGCATCTTTCCTTATTAAGCTGTGAAGTTGTTTACAACTTATGGAGATTCGCTCCTCCCAGACGCACATCGAATGCAACCAAACCCATATAGCTATATAGCAGCTCCCCTTCGCTCTTATTCAGTCACAGGCTCTTAAAATCAGCTTTCTTGTTTTGAAATATCCTACTCTTAGTAGTCTAGGCTGTGATTGGGCCACATTTCCTCTGAGACCAGTCACGCAACTTTCACAGAAAGCAGAGCAGGTTCGGTTTGGAGTGGGAGTTAGTGTGTCGTTACATACTGGCAGCTTTTATCAACAGAGCGAGTGCAAGATGTCCATGGTACTAGCTTATTGGGATATCAGAGGGGTAAGAGAAACACTTATTGTCTTCTTGTTATCGTTAAATGCATGCTAGAAGTGTATTATTTCGCACTTTCTGCCTCAGATACCCTGTGCGATTGCACAATTCGAACAAGAGCTTCTTTTGTTTTATCTGAGCTCTTTAGGCCCGCGATTGTCCACAACTTTctcccattttctaaccttttcTACGATAGGTTAGCGGGGGAGCCGGAGTCTGACCCGATGTCGTATCCAATTCATTATCCCCTGGAAATCTACAAGCATGTTTTTTCCAAATACCGTCTTGTTGATTTACAGTAGTACGACATTAAATCGGGGGAGAATTTTGAAAATCTGCACCGCCGAAACGGACCGGCGGTGGTCGTGTGTGAGataatgaaattttaaaaaccaaaatgGGCAGAACGAATACTGACTGCTGTATTTACTACTGTATCTTTACCGACTACAGGAGAACTGAGCGTGTTTTTAAATGTACGGTAGTATAATAATTGATTCTTTAGGTTCAATTAtctgttttctgtatttgttaTGTATTACGTTCACGGTTACAAAACACTTCAGTACTGTTTGTAATCGTTGTACTTTTTGGTTTGCAGATAGTCGATCATCTAATGTATAATACCCTTTTAAGGGTTTGAGACCCAAAGAGTAGAATTAACCGTGCACACCATCTGATTTTTATACAGGTTGTAATGTCCGCTTGTAAAAGCCTTACTTTACGTATGATTCCgctgaagtactgtaggtaatgtTGTCAAGAAAGCCGTTGAACGTTTGTTACGGAACGTTTCAGAAACTGTATAGATACAAAAGATCAGATTGATAGATTACTTTGGATGATTACTTTAACTGGCCAGGCTTGACATGCTCCTATGGTCTACAGTCAAGGTAGACGAACAGCTGATTCAAGCTGAAAATCTAAAATGGGGACTTAGCACACAGTACGAAGGTCTCGCAGCCAAGAGAAACTGAAAACGTGTCGAGTCGAGTGCCTTATCGCATCACTTTGATTAAAATACCGTTGCCGTGTGCATGGtccaatctaaaaaaaaaaaaactatcgttcgccttttaaaaaaatcgaaGTATTTTTACACATGTGATCAATAGctaataaaggttttttttaacataaccaGCTACTAAGTTggaaaaacatctgaaaacaGTTAATATATCCTGCTATATGTGCGTgctatacagtatctgcttATCAACTGTCCTTAGCCACTGCTTTAGTAGACCAATTGTATCCAAGCATGAATTTCTCCTAGGTTCGGGATTATTTTAGTTCAAGGTGCCCCGCGTTCCCCTTCACACCCCAGGGTGTTTGAACTGTCCTCTGCCCATCTGAAGAGCTTTTACTTTCTGCTGCTACCTAGGCTGTAGGGGCAGGATAGTTAAGCTACCCCATGTCGAACAAAAATAAGTTTCAACGAAGTTGTAGGTCTTTTTTCCTGACAAATTGAATCTGAAGCTTAGAGGGGTTCGATGCAGAAAGCTGCCCAGCTAGCCtggtggttgaagctgatactttgGCTTCATTCGAGAAACAGCTGGATTAACTGCTAACAAACGAACAGGCCAGGTGGGCCCAGTGGCCTCTTCTCGTCTGTCAGCTTTCTTGTGTTCCAGTTCTCTTGCATGGTTTGAAGAAAAAGCCAGGGGAATGAATAAATTAGGTGCTTGAGGGTCCTCCCTGTAACACCTGTATTGGTAAAAGTGTATTTATTTAGGAGGTGTTTTCACTGCTCTGTATTTCATTCTCGCAGCTGGCTCAGCCCATTCGCCTCCTGCTGGAGTACACTGGCACCAAATATGAAGAGAAGTTCTACTCCTGTGGACAAGGTTATCTCATCCAGCaggattcttttaaaatattgtttccccttttttttttgcattgtgtaAGGTATGAAAGGGGAAGCTggaaagaaattattttttaaaatgtttgtttgagAGATGATTTTATGCGTAGCAGCTGAGGGAGTGAACGTCACATTGGCAGGAGTTCGAAGTGGGCCGTGATTTTGCCTGTCTTTCACAGGACGGTGCACAGGAGGGACCAGTGACCTGCTTACACAGTGCGGCACTGGTGTTACTGGAATCCTCCTGGTAATAAGAGCTTCACCTTAACCCAGGGGATCTGAAACACAGCCCCTGGGGGAGCCCAGTGTCTTCTGGGTTTTGTTCCACCTCTCTCAGTTGAATTGCTGGTCTAATT from the Lepisosteus oculatus isolate fLepOcu1 chromosome 5, fLepOcu1.hap2, whole genome shotgun sequence genome contains:
- the LOC138239203 gene encoding glutathione S-transferase Mu 3-like, coding for MTMVLAYWDIRGLAQPIRLLLEYTGTKYEEKFYSCGQAPDYDKSCWFGEKEKLGMDFPNLPYLIDGDRKITQSNAIIRYIARKHNLCGEKEDEIVRVDILENQAMDFRNGFVNLCYRDYDNQKSAYLEKLPSVLKQFSNFMEERKVFAGDKITFVDFIMYELLDQHRMFEPKCLDDFKNLKEFLDRFEALEKIGAYMKSKNFIKTPVNSKMAKWGNKKE